The Candidatus Denitrolinea symbiosum DNA window GCGCAGGCAAAGGGAGAGCGTCCGTCGCTCGCGACCAGCGTCCCGGCGGCTGTCGCGGCGTTGCGGATGTTGAGCGGCGCTTCGAGTTTGAGCGCGGTCTTCAACGCGGGCGGACAATGTTCCGATTCGAGCAGGGCTTGCAGCGTGCAGGCCGCGCCGATTTCCAGTTCGTTGCCTTTCACGCGGAGCGAGTCCAGGCCGAGGAGTTGGAGATCGACGACGGAGACAGAGTCCGCTTGCGGGTGGGAAAGAAGCGTCCCGCCGCCGAGCGGAACGACGTCGGGTTGCGCGAGAAGCGTCAGGGCTTCGTCCAAAGTTTGGGGGCGGTGATAAGTTGTGATCATATTGACCTCCGCCCTTATTATAAAGTAGGTCACGCTTTCGCGTGACCTACTTGAGGGTTGGCGCCCAACCTGCTTTTACCCGGGCGGAGTGTACGGCGCGCGCTCGGGCAGAAGGTGTGGCCGTTGGAGCGCCTGCACGAGGATGTAGAACGCCGTCCCGTCGCTGTAGTGACCGGTGAACATCCAGGCGGGTTGCAGATAAAGTTGGTCGGGCGCGTACTCGCCGACGTGGTAGCGCGGGTCGGGTATGTAGTAGACGAGTTCGACGCGCTCGAAGATGAGCGTGGGCGGGGTGTAGGGAACCTCCGTCGCCTCGTCCACGACGTAAACCTGGTCTGCCGAAATTTGCAGTTCCCGCGCCTCGCCGTCGCCGGGATTGATCGCCATCGCCGCGGAGAAGACCCGCACGGCGGGATAGCCGCCGAACGATTCGTCGGGGACGATCAAGCCTTCGATCAACACCTCATCACCGAGATTGCCAACTGTTGAGCCATCCACGCCGCCGCCCGGGTTGAACTGCACGTACGTTTTGCCGTCGTCTGCGGTGAAGAGCGTGGCGGGCTGGCCGTTGAGCGTGACGGGCGTCTGCTTGCCGCGCAGGATTTGGAATTGCAGGCCGGGGAAGGGAATCTCGTAACGCTCGACCTTCAGGACGACCTGTCCTTCTTGCGATTCGATGCTTCCCCAAACATCCACAGGGCGGCCCTGGTAGGCTTGCAGGGCCTCCAGGTTTTCGCCTTCGAGCGGCAGTGAGGGGTAAACCGCGTTGTCGTTGATGAAGCCGTAGTCCACGCGCTGGCTGCCGTCCGCCTGTTTGTAGATGGTGATGGAAAGGTAGCCGCGCATCCCTTCCACTTTTTGCGGGAGCGATGAAGCGGACGCGGGGATGATCAGCGTTTGGTCAATGGTCAGGGTGGAGCAATCGGCTGGCAGGTCGTTCGCCGCGAGCAGTTCATCCACTGAGACGCCAAGTTTGTACGCGATGCTCAGGCAGGTGTCTCCCGCGACGACAGTGTACGTGGAAGGTCCACCTCCACCGCCTCCTCCTCCACCACCGCCGCCTCCCATCGGCGCGGGCGTGGGGAAGGGGACGGGAGCGCCGGTGAGGTTGAGTTTGTAGAATCCCAGTCCGCCTCCGCCGCCACCGCCTCTGCCCTGTACGTTGCGGAGGTCAATAGATTTCCAGTCGAAAGTGTCGCCGAGACGCACGCCGACGACGAAAACACTGTCCAGCGGCAGGGGAAGGTCGGACGCGTCGGGCAGGACGAGAATCTCGTCGTCCATCGTGTTCAAGATGACTTGTCCGTTTTGCAGGCTGATCGCGCCGAGCAAGCCGTCTTCATTGCCTTCATAGACTTTCCACGATTCGAGTTCGAATGTCCGCACGCCGTTTGCTTCGTGGAATTGACCAGTCGCCGCGACGAAGGTATTGTCGAATTGGGCGGGAATATCGGCGGTGTTGCCGGTCACTGTGTAACCGTCCAATGTGACGAACGGCGCGCCGCCCTCCGCAGAGCGGATCGAGTTCAGGTAGCCGTAGAGGGTGAGGGTCGCGTCAAGCTGACGCGCCCGCCGCCAGGTCTGGATGGGCGTGTTAGGCGAGATCATGCCCTCGATCATGCCGGTCGTCTGCGCGGGGTCAGACATATTTTCTGGATGAAGGAACAGTTGAAAGGCTGTCTCCGCGCTGATAATCCCATATTGGCCGATGGCTTCATAGCGCGGGAGGCTGCCGTCCACGTAATAAATACCCTGTTCATCCAATTGGAAAAGCAAGCCCGCGCACTTGAAGTGTTCGTAGCAGATGATATTTCCATCGGGTGTGAGCGGCGCGGCGATATATCCGCCGTAGAGCGGGCTTGGATGGATCTCATAGGCAAAGTCGAATCCGTGAGACTGCATGAATTCGTCAATCACCGTCTCGGCGTTCGCGGGCGGAGCGCTGTTGTTGATGGCCGCGACGTAACGCGGATAATCGGGATAGTATTGAAAATACTGGTCTGAGCGGACGTGAAGCCGCTGGTTGCCGTCCACAACCAGGAAATCCCTTTCAAGCGGCAGGGTCGCGGTTTCGCCGTTCACCTTGTAGATTGCGCCGTTCATGCCGAATCGCGCTGCCAGCGCGCGGGCGTCCTCCAGCGTTGCGTGACGATCCGTCTGGTAGTTGTAAACCGCCGCTTCTGCGGGCAAGGAGGGCAATTCCGTCTGCAAATAAACGGTCATCCCGTGGCGGTCATAGGCTTTGCCGTCGGGCTGGTTTACGGTCGCTTGCACGGCGATCGGTTTCGGCGTTGGAACGAGCGTGGGCGTGCCGACCCCTGCGGGCTGTGGCGGGATCGGCGCGAGGTTGCGGATGCCCCAATAGAACAGGAGCGCCAGCGTCGCAAGCGCGACCGTCCAGCCGAGGGTGGGCAGGAAATTGCGAAACGACGGAAGCGCGAATCCGCGTTTGGGTTTGTGCGCGGCCTTGAGTTTGGACTCGAGTTCGGCCGCGAAGATCGGGTTGGGTTGGATGGAATTCGCGACGCGCTCCAGTTTTTTCTGCATGGCGTCATCGCGGGGATTTAAAGGTTCGTAAGTCATTGTTCCACCTCCAGCGCGAGGGAGGTTCGCTCGCGCAGGTCTTGCAAGCCGCGCGAGACAAGCATTTTGACGGCGGCTTCGCTTTTGCCGAGCGTTTGCGCGGCTTCGGCATACGTCAAACCGCCGAAGTGGATCAGCACGACAGCCTCGGCGCGTTCGTGACTGATCTGACGCAGCGCCCGCGCCGTCGCTTCGATCTGGATGCGCGTCAGCGCGGACTTGTCGGTGGGCGCGCCGGCCGCGGGCAGGTTCAGCGCGGCTTCGAGCGGAACCTCGTGATGGCGCCCGCGAAAGAAGAGGGCGCGGCGTCTCGAGGCGATCCCCATCAACCAGGCCGCGAAGACGCCCTCCCCGCGGTAGGAATGGATCCCCTCCAGCGCGGCGAGGAAGGTTTGCGAGGTCAGGTCTTCCGCGTCTTTGACGTTCCCCGTGTGCGCCATGTGATAGCGATAGACGCGCGTCACGTGACGGCGGTAAAGTTCGGCGAAGGCCTGCGCGTCGACTTGCGCGGCGCGGGCCAGTTCGAGTTCGTCCATGGGCGGGCTTTCTGCTTGCAGTATTGTGGAAACCATAAGCCTCCTGTGTGAATTGCGCGCGTTAACATGTTACAGGAGGCAGGGAAAGGTAACAGGGAAAATCAGTCGGGATAGACCTTCCAGCCCAGCCGTTCGAGGTCTTCGGCGGGAGGCTGTTCGGGCAAGTTGACGAGGATGGCGGCGGCCTCGGCCAGCAGTTCCCCGTCCGCGTCGTAGATGGCGGCTGTCGCCTCGGCGGTCCAGCGCATCCGCTTGACGCGCCGACCGACGATCTTGAGCGGCTGTCCCACTGGAACTTTCTTCTTGTATTTCACCTTCAACTCGGCGGTGTACATGAATTGCGAGGCAGCCGCGTCGGTTCCCATGAACGAACGGCCGGTCGCTTCGTCGAGGATGGCGGCGGTGATGCCCCCGTGCAAAATGCCCGGATAGCCCTGGTAATTTTCGGGCGCGGTATATTCGGCGGTCACTTCGCCGGGCGCGGTCTCGTAAAAGTGCATGTGCAGCCCGATGGGATTTTCAAGTCCGCACACGAAGCATTGCAGGGAATTGGGTTGTTTGGTTTTCATGGCGATTCCTTTTGGATGCGGATTAAAGATTTACACGGAAGAAATTTTTCTGTCGCAAACACTTTAATGGCTTATCCCTGCGAGCGCTTCGACGCCTTTGGCGTCTCGCAATGACAGCGGAACAGCGAGGATTGCAACAAAGCATCTATGAACGGGGGGCGCCCCAAACGATGGAAATTTTGAATCCTGAAGTTCTATTTCGGGAAAGCCGCAAGCCGCAAGTAGAACTTGCGGAATCCTTTTCATTCATGCCAGCAAGAAGAAATTAAAAAATCCGTATGCCCGTGAAATCCGCATAATCCGTGGGCAGAGATCTTTTACTTCTCGGCCCAGTGGACGGCAATCGTCCCGAACATCATGCGTTTGAAAAAGATTTTTTTGAAGCCGACGGCGGCCATCAACGCGGCGAGTCGTTCGGCGGTGACGAAATTCTCGGCGGTATCGGGCAGGTACCGGTAGGCGTCGCGCATTCCCGAGAGCAAGCCGCCGAGCGCGGGAATGACGACGTGCATGTGAACCCAGATGAACGGCGAGAGGATGTTTTTCTTCGGGCGCGTGGCGTCGAGGACGACGATCCGTCCGCCGCGCTTGAGGACGCGGTACTGCTCCGCCAGCGCCTTGTGGACGTCGGTCACGTTCCGCATCAGGAACCCCGAAACGGCCGCGTCGAAGGACGCGTCCGCGAAGGGGAGGCGGAGCGCGTCCGCGGCGGAGAAGGGGAGACGGCCGGCGCGCTGTCCGACGCGCATCATCGCGAGGGTGAAGTCTGCCGCGACGACGCGGGCTGCGGGCTGTTGACGAAGGGCCGCGCGCGCCAGGTCGCCGGTCCCCGCTCCGATGTCCAGGAGCGAGGCGTGAGGTTTGAGTCCAGCGAGGCGAACGACGAATCGCCGCCAGCGCACGTCCTGGAATCCCGTCATTAATCGATTCATCAGGTCGTAGCGATGGGCGATGCGGGCGAACATATTTCGGACGTAGTCGGCGCGTTCCTGTCCGGCGAGTTGGGTCATGGGCGATTGGTATTCGGCGCTCCGCGCGAAGCGCTTACGTTTGCGGGAGGTCTGTTTGAGGTCGAATTATGACGCGAGGAAGAGTCCGACTGCAACGAGGAGGGGCGTCAGCAGGTTGACGATCACGTTTTGCCCGAGGTGCGGAATCAGTTTGGCGATGTCTTCGGAGTGTTGATACGCGCCGCGCCCCGCGGGGACGGCGACGAGGAGGGTCGCCATTCCGAGCAGGGACCAGAAGGGCAGATAGCCGAGGAGGACGCAGACGATCAACGTCAGATAGGCGAGCGCGAGGAAGGCGATGTAGACCAGGCTGCCGACGCGTCTTCCAAATTGGATGGGGAGGTGCGCGCGTCCGACCTGGCGATCCGCGTCCGCGTCGGGGAATTGGTTGAGCAGGAGCAGGTCGCTGACGAGGAAGGTTGGGATGAGCGAAGCGAGCGCGGCTTGCAGGGAGTAACTGCCCGTCAGGACGAAGTCCGTCCCCATAACCATGAGGACGCCGAAGCCGAGGCCCGGCGCGATCAGGCAGAGGAACCAGTTGCGCGTGAGCCAGACGGTGTACACGACGATGATGACCGCTCCCAGAACGCCGAGAGGGAGAAGTCCCGTCCCGTAAACGCCGGTGAAAAATAACCCGATCAATAGCGTTATGAGGAGCGCGCTGACGGCGGTGGCGAACGCGGTTTTGGCGGCTTGTGGACGCGCGGGGAGAGTCCCGCTCCCGCCGCTGAAGGGAGTCCGGCTGGTCAGCGCGTCCAGCCCGCTTTTGAAATCGAAGTATTCGTTGAACGCGTTGACGCTGATGTGCGCGGCGACCCCGCCGATCAGGGCGAGGAGCGCGTACAACCAGTTGATGTGTCCCACGCGCCAGAGCGCGATGCCTGCTCCGAGCGCCACGCAGACAGGCGGCAGGAGCAGGAAGGGCAGGCGCATGGGGCCGAGGATGTCGTTAAGGGTGAGTTTGGATTTCATGAATTGCCTCGTTTTGTCTTGTTTGTCGCGAGCCGGTTATTCCATCGCCAGTTCCACGTAATCCTCGGTGACGGCGGGTTGCCCGCTTGCGCCGAGGATTTGCAGGAGCTCGGCCACCATGCCCGCCTTGCGCTGGGCGTCGCCGCGGCTCCACGTGCGGGATTTGACTTCGAGGAAGCTGCCGAGTTTTGGCGCCTTCACGTTATCCAGGTTGATGAAGAACTCGGTATCCTTGTAGCGGATCAGCCAGCGCAGTCGGTCTTTGTGCAGCTCGATTTCACGCAGGGGCTTGAAGTATTCGCGGTAGAAGCGCAGGCTTTGAGTGGCCGGCGCGAGGAAGCGCGACCGCGACAGCAGCACTTCTTTGGCGAAGGCCCCTTCCCGTTTCTGCCCGATCAGCGTCAGGCGCGAGCGCACGTTGACGATGTGATGGTCGCCGTCGAGGAATTCGTCTTCGCGGTAGCGGATGCGTCCCTGCGCGGGATCGTCGAAGAGGAAGTAAGTGTCGTGCTGGTCGTAGTGACGCAGGCGCATGATCTCGATTTCGGGATGTTCGAGTCTTTCCTTGACCTTGAGCGGCTCGCCCAATTCGACCTTGACCTGCACCTCGAAGGATTCCTCCTCCATCGAGCCGCCCAGCGCGATCAGTTTCGACAGCACCGACTGCTCGCGTTCGATCAGGAAGGCGTCTATCTTTTTCGCCACTTCCTGCGCCTGCGCCAGCAATTCCTTTTCATTCAGCGTCAACAACTGGCGCTCGCGCATCAACCATTTGCCGTTCACCATCACGTCCGTCACGTCGGTGGACTTGGCGGCATAGACGATCTGGGCGTAGGCGTTGTTGGGATCGCGGCGGAAGCGCGGCGAGTTGTGCAGCGGGGTGATGTCAACCAGGATCAGGTCGGCGCGGCGGCCCGGGGTGAGCGACCCGGTCAGGTGTCCGATGTGAAGCGCCTGCGCGCCGAGACGGGTTGCCATCGTCAGCGCGGTCTGCGCGGGGACGGAGGTCGGGTCGTTGCTGACGGCTTTGGCGACGAACGAGGCGAGCCGCACTTCCTCGAACATGTCGAGGTCGTTGTTGGACGAGGGGCCGTCGGTGCCGATGCCGACGTTGAGTCCCACTTCGAGCATCTTCGTGACGGGCGCGAATCCCGACGCCAGTTTAAGATTGGACGAGGGGTTGTGACTCACGCCCGCGCCGTGATTCTTGAGCGTGCGGATCTCGCCGGGATCCACATGGACGCAGTGCGCGGCGATGACTTTGGCCTCGAACAGTCCCTGCTTTTTCACGTAGGGGATGACGGGCATGCCCTGTTCATTGCGGATATTTTCGACTTCGAGCGCCGTCTCGGAGAGATGGATGTGCAGCGGCACGTCGAACTCTTTGGCGAGTTCGGCGGATTCGCGTAATATATCGGGAGTGGTGGTGTAGGGCGCGTGCGGCGCGATGGCGGGGACGATCAACTCGTGCCCCTTCCAGCGTTGGATGAAGTCGCGCGCCCGCGCGATCCCGTCTTCGTACGAGGGCGCGTCGGAGGTCGGGAACTTGAGGACGGATTGCCCGCAGACGGCGCGCAGTCCCGCCTCGACGGTGGCTTTGGCGACGTCCTCCTCGAAGAAATACATGTCGTTGAAGCAGGTCACGCCCGAGCGGATGAACTCCGCGCAGGCGATCTTCGTCCCGAGCTGGACGAATTCGGGCGAGAGGAACTCGCGCTCCACCGGCCACATGTATCCCAGCAGCCAGACGTCGAGCCGCAGGTCGTCGGCCAGG harbors:
- a CDS encoding DNA-directed RNA polymerase sigma24 family; amino-acid sequence: MVSTILQAESPPMDELELARAAQVDAQAFAELYRRHVTRVYRYHMAHTGNVKDAEDLTSQTFLAALEGIHSYRGEGVFAAWLMGIASRRRALFFRGRHHEVPLEAALNLPAAGAPTDKSALTRIQIEATARALRQISHERAEAVVLIHFGGLTYAEAAQTLGKSEAAVKMLVSRGLQDLRERTSLALEVEQ
- a CDS encoding prenyltransferase, with protein sequence MKSKLTLNDILGPMRLPFLLLPPVCVALGAGIALWRVGHINWLYALLALIGGVAAHISVNAFNEYFDFKSGLDALTSRTPFSGGSGTLPARPQAAKTAFATAVSALLITLLIGLFFTGVYGTGLLPLGVLGAVIIVVYTVWLTRNWFLCLIAPGLGFGVLMVMGTDFVLTGSYSLQAALASLIPTFLVSDLLLLNQFPDADADRQVGRAHLPIQFGRRVGSLVYIAFLALAYLTLIVCVLLGYLPFWSLLGMATLLVAVPAGRGAYQHSEDIAKLIPHLGQNVIVNLLTPLLVAVGLFLAS
- a CDS encoding acyl-CoA thioesterase; amino-acid sequence: MKTKQPNSLQCFVCGLENPIGLHMHFYETAPGEVTAEYTAPENYQGYPGILHGGITAAILDEATGRSFMGTDAAASQFMYTAELKVKYKKKVPVGQPLKIVGRRVKRMRWTAEATAAIYDADGELLAEAAAILVNLPEQPPAEDLERLGWKVYPD
- a CDS encoding ubiquinone/menaquinone biosynthesis C-methylase UbiE → MTQLAGQERADYVRNMFARIAHRYDLMNRLMTGFQDVRWRRFVVRLAGLKPHASLLDIGAGTGDLARAALRQQPAARVVAADFTLAMMRVGQRAGRLPFSAADALRLPFADASFDAAVSGFLMRNVTDVHKALAEQYRVLKRGGRIVVLDATRPKKNILSPFIWVHMHVVIPALGGLLSGMRDAYRYLPDTAENFVTAERLAALMAAVGFKKIFFKRMMFGTIAVHWAEK
- a CDS encoding amidohydrolase yields the protein MTQQADIIFTNALVLTMDEKLTQYERGAVAVRGDSIVAVGPEDEIKKEFSAGEIFDCGGKILMPGLVNAHTHVPMTLMRGLADDLRLDVWLLGYMWPVEREFLSPEFVQLGTKIACAEFIRSGVTCFNDMYFFEEDVAKATVEAGLRAVCGQSVLKFPTSDAPSYEDGIARARDFIQRWKGHELIVPAIAPHAPYTTTPDILRESAELAKEFDVPLHIHLSETALEVENIRNEQGMPVIPYVKKQGLFEAKVIAAHCVHVDPGEIRTLKNHGAGVSHNPSSNLKLASGFAPVTKMLEVGLNVGIGTDGPSSNNDLDMFEEVRLASFVAKAVSNDPTSVPAQTALTMATRLGAQALHIGHLTGSLTPGRRADLILVDITPLHNSPRFRRDPNNAYAQIVYAAKSTDVTDVMVNGKWLMRERQLLTLNEKELLAQAQEVAKKIDAFLIEREQSVLSKLIALGGSMEEESFEVQVKVELGEPLKVKERLEHPEIEIMRLRHYDQHDTYFLFDDPAQGRIRYREDEFLDGDHHIVNVRSRLTLIGQKREGAFAKEVLLSRSRFLAPATQSLRFYREYFKPLREIELHKDRLRWLIRYKDTEFFINLDNVKAPKLGSFLEVKSRTWSRGDAQRKAGMVAELLQILGASGQPAVTEDYVELAME